The Acidobacteriota bacterium genome includes a region encoding these proteins:
- a CDS encoding SDR family oxidoreductase, whose translation MREGEGKTALVTGASSGIGKAFAELLAARGYSLVVTARRRDRLDELAEQLHAAHGVATHVIVADLADPGAPARIAGVVRAQGLRIDVLVNNAGYGVPGSYVSVAWPEHQRFIQIMMTAMCDLTYLLLPGMLERGWGRVINIASVAGMVPAPAGHTLYGASKAFVIRFSEALAAENAHKGVHVTAVCPGFTYSEFHDVTGTRQQMNSVPAMLWLNAADVAREGYEAVMRGDAVVVNGRAYRLLLWLMGVVPKGIVKAVSRAAGRRYRKT comes from the coding sequence ATGCGAGAAGGCGAGGGCAAGACCGCCCTGGTGACGGGCGCCTCGTCAGGTATTGGCAAGGCGTTCGCCGAGTTGCTGGCGGCGCGCGGCTACAGCCTGGTCGTGACGGCCCGCCGGCGGGATCGACTGGATGAACTGGCTGAACAACTGCACGCCGCTCACGGCGTTGCCACCCATGTCATCGTGGCCGACCTGGCCGACCCCGGCGCGCCGGCGCGCATTGCCGGGGTGGTGCGCGCCCAGGGGTTGCGCATCGATGTGCTCGTCAACAACGCCGGCTACGGCGTGCCCGGCAGCTACGTCAGCGTGGCCTGGCCCGAACATCAACGGTTCATCCAGATCATGATGACCGCGATGTGCGACCTCACCTATCTGCTGCTGCCCGGCATGCTGGAGCGGGGCTGGGGCCGCGTGATCAACATCGCGTCGGTGGCCGGCATGGTGCCGGCGCCGGCCGGCCACACCCTGTACGGCGCGTCGAAGGCGTTCGTGATCCGGTTCTCGGAGGCGCTCGCCGCCGAAAATGCCCACAAGGGTGTGCACGTCACCGCCGTCTGCCCGGGCTTTACCTACAGTGAGTTTCACGACGTCACCGGCACGCGCCAGCAGATGAATAGCGTGCCGGCCATGCTGTGGTTGAACGCCGCCGACGTGGCCCGCGAAGGCTACGAGGCGGTCATGCGCGGCGACGCGGTGGTCGTCAACGGGCGGGCTTACAGGCTCCTGCTCTGGCTGATGGGGGTGGTCCCGAAAGGCATCGTCAAGGCGGTTTCGCGGGCCGCCGGCCGCCGGTATCGAAAGACCTGA
- a CDS encoding PQQ-binding-like beta-propeller repeat protein has translation MMKRTSAIVVFLAATTVGVSATDWPMWGGTPSRNMMSPMTGLPTTWDVKTGKNVKWVAELGSQSYGNPTVGGGVVLVGTNNEALRDPKQGGDRGVLMAFRETTGEFMWQATFEKLAAGRANDWPFQGIASSPLIIDGVAYFTSNRGQIVAADLQGFHDNENDGPYKEEKLTGKHDPDILWIFDMMEEVGAFPHNLANCSPVHDHNLLYCSTGNGQDESHVNVPSPKAPSIIALDRTTGKLVWEDNSVGENVLHGQWSTPAVGDIGGVRQVVHAQGDGWVRGYEAQSGKKLWEFDTNPKDSVWPKTRNEVISTPVIFDNVVYISNGQDPEHGEGIGHAYAIDGTKRGDITTAGVIWHFDKIRRSISTAAIKDGLIYLADFSGFLHCLDLKTGKPYWTHDMFAAIWGSPMIIGDKVYLGDEDGDVAVMEHSKTFKLVSEMNMGSSVYATAVPANGALFIMNRNQLYALSEGAQLKK, from the coding sequence ATGATGAAACGTACGTCAGCCATCGTCGTCTTTCTTGCGGCCACCACCGTCGGCGTGTCGGCCACCGATTGGCCGATGTGGGGCGGCACGCCCAGCCGCAACATGATGTCGCCCATGACCGGCCTGCCCACGACCTGGGACGTCAAGACCGGCAAGAACGTGAAGTGGGTGGCCGAACTCGGCTCGCAGTCGTACGGCAACCCTACCGTGGGCGGCGGCGTCGTGCTGGTTGGCACCAACAATGAAGCGCTGCGCGATCCCAAGCAGGGCGGCGACCGCGGCGTCCTGATGGCGTTTCGCGAAACCACCGGCGAGTTCATGTGGCAGGCGACTTTCGAGAAGCTGGCGGCCGGCCGTGCCAACGACTGGCCGTTCCAGGGGATTGCCAGCTCGCCGCTGATCATCGACGGCGTGGCGTATTTCACGTCGAACCGTGGCCAGATTGTCGCCGCTGATCTGCAGGGCTTCCACGACAACGAGAACGACGGCCCCTACAAGGAAGAGAAGCTCACCGGCAAGCACGACCCCGACATCCTGTGGATATTCGACATGATGGAGGAGGTCGGCGCGTTTCCTCACAACCTGGCGAACTGCTCTCCGGTCCACGACCACAACCTGCTGTACTGCAGCACCGGCAACGGCCAGGACGAAAGCCACGTCAACGTGCCCTCGCCCAAGGCGCCGTCGATCATCGCGCTTGACCGCACGACCGGCAAGCTGGTGTGGGAAGACAACTCGGTCGGCGAGAACGTGCTGCATGGCCAGTGGTCGACGCCCGCGGTCGGCGACATCGGCGGCGTGCGCCAGGTCGTGCATGCGCAGGGCGACGGCTGGGTGCGCGGTTACGAGGCGCAGAGCGGCAAGAAGTTATGGGAGTTCGACACCAATCCGAAGGACTCGGTGTGGCCGAAGACCCGCAACGAAGTCATCAGCACCCCGGTCATCTTCGACAACGTGGTCTACATCTCGAACGGACAGGACCCGGAGCACGGCGAAGGCATCGGCCATGCCTATGCCATTGACGGCACCAAGCGCGGCGACATCACCACCGCCGGCGTGATTTGGCACTTCGACAAGATTCGCCGGTCGATTTCGACCGCCGCGATCAAGGACGGCCTGATCTACCTGGCCGACTTCAGCGGCTTCCTGCACTGCCTCGATCTGAAGACCGGCAAGCCGTACTGGACCCACGACATGTTCGCGGCCATCTGGGGCTCGCCGATGATCATCGGCGACAAGGTCTACCTGGGTGACGAGGACGGCGACGTCGCGGTCATGGAGCACAGCAAGACGTTCAAGCTGGTGTCGGAGATGAACATGGGCAGTTCCGTCTATGCGACCGCGGTGCCGGCCAACGGCGCCCTGTTCATCATGAACCGCAACCAGCTCTACGCGCTGTCTGAAGGCGCGCAGCTGAAGAAATAG
- a CDS encoding PQQ-binding-like beta-propeller repeat protein: MYPAFMPSNLRRAGLVAAFVAGTIAVTGAANWPEWRGPGRDGRSTETNLPSQWSPSGDNLAWRIPIGSRSAPVVFGDRIYLNTPTGDPASTQERLVALDAETGKIVWERRFSQYLSDVPQHRSSWASPAVDPETGNIYLFTVSAQLVCLAPDGKILWDRSLPDEYGAVTTHGGRTVSPIVEGDKVILNALVMAWGDLSRTGNRFFAFDKKTGQTVWIASPQQRHYDTNYSTPIVHTIDGTRALIVGGTDGGYHALKLNTGERIWSLDVSKRAILNSPLFRDNVVYLTHGEENLDTTEMGMIAAIDATKTGVLTPDVYKWRTRGFLPSFASPVFDAERLYTVDNSAIVGAFDLKTGAKLWEKSLGTLQKGSPLLADGKLYVGTENGKFYILRPSATGVEVLDEDALGTATTPEPIVASPIAADGRIYVTTMDAMYAIGKRVPRPAAPPSRPEAATAGSRRSSPEPARGEADAPAVVQVFPYETLLSPGQTATLTARLFDAKGNFIREEPAAEWSVEQLTGAVDAKGTYTAAKTGSTAGVVKATVGGISGTARVRVIEPMPWSWDFEDATAEAPPAWWVGAPGKVFQRTVEGVGKVLMRPRDETVGRRAKVYFGQPNLAGYTVEADVQTREQRRQRGDLGLFNEHYGLVLFGNGQKLELHPWQAADEMTVRVPFAWDADKWYRMKLRVDHLPDGTARVRGKVWPAADAEPAAWTIEKIDQIPHRAGSPGIYADGISDVYFDNVKVYKSQ, encoded by the coding sequence ATGTATCCCGCATTCATGCCATCCAACCTGCGCCGGGCCGGCCTGGTGGCCGCGTTCGTGGCCGGGACCATTGCCGTCACCGGCGCCGCCAACTGGCCGGAATGGCGCGGGCCTGGGCGCGATGGCCGCTCCACCGAGACCAACCTGCCGTCGCAGTGGTCGCCGTCGGGCGACAACCTGGCGTGGCGCATTCCGATCGGCAGCCGCTCGGCGCCGGTGGTGTTCGGGGACCGGATCTATCTCAATACGCCGACCGGCGATCCCGCGAGTACCCAGGAACGGCTGGTGGCGCTCGACGCCGAGACCGGCAAGATCGTGTGGGAACGGCGCTTCAGCCAGTACTTGAGCGACGTGCCGCAACACCGCTCGTCGTGGGCGTCGCCGGCGGTGGACCCGGAAACCGGCAACATCTACCTGTTCACGGTGTCGGCCCAGCTCGTCTGCCTCGCGCCCGACGGCAAGATCCTGTGGGATCGCTCACTGCCGGACGAGTACGGCGCCGTCACGACGCACGGCGGCCGGACGGTGTCGCCGATCGTCGAAGGCGACAAGGTGATCCTGAACGCGCTGGTAATGGCCTGGGGCGACCTCAGTCGCACCGGCAACCGGTTCTTTGCGTTCGACAAGAAGACCGGACAAACGGTGTGGATTGCCTCGCCGCAGCAGCGCCACTACGACACCAACTACTCGACGCCGATTGTCCACACCATTGACGGCACGCGCGCGCTGATCGTCGGCGGCACCGACGGCGGCTACCACGCGCTCAAGCTGAACACCGGCGAGCGGATCTGGTCGCTCGATGTCAGCAAGCGGGCGATCCTGAATAGCCCGTTGTTCCGCGACAACGTCGTCTACCTCACCCATGGTGAAGAAAACCTCGACACCACCGAGATGGGGATGATTGCCGCGATCGACGCGACCAAGACCGGCGTGCTGACGCCAGACGTGTACAAGTGGCGGACGCGCGGCTTCCTCCCAAGCTTTGCCTCCCCGGTGTTCGATGCCGAGCGTCTCTACACGGTCGACAACAGCGCCATCGTCGGCGCGTTCGACCTCAAGACCGGCGCGAAGCTGTGGGAGAAGTCGCTCGGCACGCTGCAGAAGGGGTCGCCGCTGCTGGCCGACGGCAAGTTGTATGTCGGCACCGAGAACGGCAAGTTCTACATCCTGCGGCCGAGCGCCACCGGCGTCGAGGTGCTGGACGAGGACGCGCTGGGGACGGCGACCACACCGGAGCCGATCGTTGCCTCGCCGATTGCCGCCGACGGCCGCATCTACGTGACGACGATGGATGCCATGTACGCCATCGGCAAGCGAGTGCCTCGTCCGGCGGCCCCGCCTTCGCGGCCGGAGGCCGCTACGGCGGGGTCTCGCCGTAGCTCGCCAGAGCCTGCGCGAGGGGAGGCGGACGCCCCCGCGGTGGTGCAGGTGTTCCCGTACGAGACGCTGTTGTCGCCGGGGCAGACGGCCACGCTCACGGCGCGGCTGTTCGACGCCAAGGGCAACTTCATTCGCGAGGAGCCGGCGGCCGAGTGGAGCGTCGAGCAGCTGACGGGGGCGGTCGACGCGAAGGGCACTTATACGGCGGCCAAGACCGGTTCGACGGCCGGTGTGGTCAAGGCCACGGTCGGCGGCATCAGCGGCACGGCGCGCGTGCGCGTGATCGAACCGATGCCGTGGAGCTGGGACTTCGAGGACGCGACCGCCGAAGCGCCGCCCGCGTGGTGGGTGGGTGCGCCCGGCAAGGTGTTCCAGCGCACGGTTGAGGGCGTCGGCAAGGTGCTGATGCGTCCGCGCGACGAGACCGTCGGCCGCCGCGCCAAGGTCTATTTTGGCCAGCCGAACCTGGCCGGCTACACCGTCGAGGCCGACGTGCAGACGCGCGAACAGCGCCGCCAGCGCGGCGACCTCGGGCTGTTCAACGAGCACTACGGACTGGTGCTGTTCGGCAACGGCCAGAAGCTGGAACTCCACCCATGGCAGGCGGCCGACGAAATGACCGTGCGGGTACCGTTCGCGTGGGACGCCGACAAGTGGTACCGCATGAAGCTGCGCGTCGATCACCTCCCCGACGGCACGGCCCGCGTGCGCGGCAAGGTGTGGCCGGCAGCCGACGCCGAGCCGGCGGCGTGGACGATTGAGAAGATCGACCAGATTCCGCATCGGGCCGGAAGCCCCGGCATTTACGCCGACGGCATCTCGGATGTCTATTTCGACAACGTGAAGGTTTACAAGAGCCAATGA
- a CDS encoding carboxypeptidase-like regulatory domain-containing protein — translation MKKHIFAVICGAVAISAVAASAQQSGVATLVPRGQALKFAEPWRPNGASGATRVIGTVIDIQQTPVAGARLRLRNLATGAIDDTVESNANGEYAFEIDSSGAYVVEMVLVDGYILSLSNAGSVARFETLQTVIQLPGRWDAGRNNMTMQQGFGGFLGMSAATSMTNGTLSLALQEGVSTVASREPVSP, via the coding sequence ATGAAAAAGCACATATTCGCGGTCATTTGCGGCGCCGTTGCCATCAGTGCCGTCGCGGCCAGCGCGCAGCAATCTGGTGTCGCGACGCTTGTGCCACGCGGGCAGGCCTTGAAGTTTGCCGAGCCCTGGCGGCCGAACGGCGCCAGCGGGGCCACGCGCGTCATTGGCACCGTGATTGACATCCAGCAAACGCCCGTCGCCGGGGCCAGGCTGCGCTTGCGCAACCTCGCCACCGGCGCCATCGACGACACTGTGGAGTCGAACGCAAACGGCGAGTACGCGTTCGAAATTGACAGCTCCGGCGCCTACGTCGTCGAAATGGTGCTCGTCGACGGCTATATTCTCTCGCTCAGCAACGCCGGCTCGGTGGCGCGCTTCGAGACGCTGCAGACGGTCATTCAATTGCCGGGGCGGTGGGATGCGGGGCGTAACAACATGACGATGCAGCAGGGCTTCGGCGGATTTCTCGGCATGAGCGCCGCGACCAGCATGACCAACGGCACCCTGTCGCTCGCCCTCCAGGAAGGCGTGTCGACCGTGGCTTCCAGAGAACCGGTTTCGCCGTAA
- a CDS encoding PQQ-binding-like beta-propeller repeat protein — MRRREFLLSCAALATAPRLLAQAMQAPASAPADRWVQFRGSPTLTGISATTIAPAPKLAWAWEGGEAFDSSAAIVDGVVYVGTATGELIAVGLADGKLRWRYKAGEAIGESSPTVANGRVYIGDLIGVVHAVNIADGKPAWTFKTQSEIKSSPVVVGDLLLMGSYDGKLYGLNAATGKQVWVYGTENYVHGTPCIVNGVAHFAGCDEIFHAVDVKTGKERLNTSATAYTGASVAMVNGVAYFGTFDNQVLALDLASRKVLWRYEHPDRKFPFYSSAAVVDGTVVIGGRDRMVHALDAKTGQARWTHMTRARIDSSPAIAGGRVYVGSNDGRLYAFDLASGKVVWQHDEGAALSASPALASGRLVIGSTAGRLLCFA; from the coding sequence ATGAGACGTCGAGAGTTCCTGCTGTCGTGCGCGGCGCTGGCAACGGCGCCGCGATTATTGGCGCAGGCGATGCAGGCGCCCGCCAGTGCCCCTGCGGATCGCTGGGTCCAGTTTCGCGGCTCCCCAACGCTGACCGGTATCTCGGCCACCACCATCGCGCCGGCGCCGAAGCTGGCGTGGGCGTGGGAGGGCGGCGAGGCGTTTGATTCGTCGGCGGCGATTGTCGACGGCGTGGTCTACGTCGGCACCGCGACCGGCGAGCTCATCGCGGTGGGGCTGGCTGACGGCAAGCTGCGCTGGCGGTACAAGGCCGGCGAAGCCATTGGCGAATCGTCGCCGACGGTCGCCAACGGCCGCGTCTACATCGGCGACCTGATCGGCGTGGTGCACGCCGTGAACATCGCCGACGGCAAGCCGGCGTGGACCTTCAAGACGCAGTCCGAGATCAAGTCATCGCCGGTCGTGGTGGGCGATCTGCTGTTGATGGGATCGTACGACGGCAAGCTCTACGGCCTGAACGCCGCGACCGGCAAGCAGGTGTGGGTGTACGGCACCGAGAACTACGTCCACGGCACGCCGTGCATCGTCAACGGCGTCGCGCACTTTGCCGGCTGCGACGAGATTTTCCACGCGGTGGACGTGAAGACCGGCAAGGAGCGGCTGAATACCTCGGCCACGGCGTATACCGGCGCGTCAGTCGCCATGGTCAACGGCGTTGCGTATTTCGGGACGTTCGACAACCAGGTGCTCGCGCTCGACCTGGCCTCGCGCAAGGTGCTGTGGCGCTACGAGCATCCCGACCGCAAGTTCCCGTTCTACTCGTCGGCCGCGGTGGTGGATGGCACGGTCGTCATCGGCGGCCGCGACCGCATGGTCCACGCCCTCGACGCGAAGACCGGCCAGGCGCGCTGGACGCACATGACCCGTGCCCGCATTGACTCGTCGCCGGCGATTGCCGGTGGCCGCGTCTACGTGGGCTCGAACGACGGCCGCCTGTATGCGTTCGATCTCGCCAGCGGCAAGGTGGTGTGGCAACACGATGAAGGCGCCGCCCTCAGCGCGTCCCCGGCGCTCGCCTCGGGCCGCCTGGTCATCGGCTCGACCGCGGGCCGCTTGCTGTGCTTTGCGTAG
- a CDS encoding O-antigen ligase family protein has protein sequence MQRALLVLLVAASYLLFAGAPSWTTAPLLGLAVLAAAVAPRRTLNFPPEWRALDLALVAIVAAILLQTVPLPPALVTTLSPEAGRVRAALTFATLETTGWAALSIDPGATRHSAATVTLGILTFWVARALFGAGGNTRSFCRMLAVLGAVVAIAAVVQKAIAPRLLLFVMTPEARSASPFGAFTNRNHFAAWLLLVTAPVFGYLIARLRTHPTYRARHWREALRRFLGSGIVLTAVSVLTTVLVMLATLSRSAVAGLGAAALCGWWLGRPRMGMERTSLPTILAGVGVVLVATMAFVDIDGWAVRLQQTWSREPLAFSRVTIWRESLPMVRDFWLTGTGAGTFSDAMSQYQQTQMWVGSMGRWAHFNNAHSTYIQVASEGGLLLAVPALTALGLFAMLGYRAVRSDKGEMFWMRLGAAAGLVGLAVQGVWEVPLTMPANAVLCGVVAGLLVFRRDSSQPAGTADGPRPARLSAS, from the coding sequence GTGCAGCGCGCGCTGCTCGTCCTGCTGGTCGCCGCCTCCTACCTGCTGTTTGCCGGCGCGCCGTCGTGGACGACGGCGCCGCTGCTCGGCCTGGCGGTGCTGGCGGCGGCGGTCGCTCCGCGCCGCACCCTGAACTTCCCGCCCGAATGGCGGGCGCTTGACCTCGCGCTGGTCGCCATCGTCGCGGCCATCCTGCTGCAGACCGTGCCGCTGCCGCCGGCGCTCGTCACCACCCTGTCGCCCGAAGCCGGCCGCGTGCGCGCGGCGCTGACGTTTGCGACCTTGGAGACCACCGGGTGGGCGGCGTTGTCGATCGATCCAGGAGCCACGCGCCACAGTGCCGCCACGGTGACACTGGGCATCCTCACCTTCTGGGTCGCGCGCGCGCTGTTCGGGGCCGGCGGCAACACTCGTTCGTTCTGCCGCATGCTGGCCGTGCTCGGCGCGGTGGTCGCGATCGCCGCCGTCGTGCAGAAGGCGATCGCGCCGCGTTTGCTGTTGTTCGTGATGACGCCGGAAGCGCGCAGCGCAAGCCCGTTCGGCGCCTTCACCAATCGCAATCACTTCGCGGCCTGGCTGCTCCTGGTCACGGCGCCGGTCTTCGGTTACCTGATCGCCCGCCTGCGAACCCACCCGACCTATCGGGCCCGCCACTGGCGGGAGGCACTCAGGCGATTCCTCGGTTCCGGCATCGTGCTGACCGCGGTCTCCGTGTTGACTACCGTGTTGGTGATGTTGGCGACACTCTCGCGATCGGCGGTGGCCGGCCTCGGTGCGGCCGCGCTCTGCGGCTGGTGGCTCGGACGGCCCCGGATGGGCATGGAACGGACCAGCCTGCCGACGATACTCGCCGGGGTTGGCGTCGTGCTGGTGGCGACGATGGCCTTCGTGGACATCGATGGTTGGGCCGTGCGCCTGCAACAGACGTGGAGTCGCGAGCCGCTGGCGTTCAGCCGCGTGACCATCTGGCGCGAGAGCCTGCCGATGGTGCGCGACTTCTGGCTGACCGGCACCGGGGCCGGAACCTTCTCCGACGCCATGTCTCAGTACCAGCAGACCCAGATGTGGGTGGGCTCGATGGGACGCTGGGCGCACTTCAACAACGCTCACTCCACCTACATCCAGGTCGCAAGCGAGGGTGGGCTGCTCTTGGCCGTCCCTGCGCTGACGGCGCTGGGGCTGTTCGCGATGCTGGGCTACCGCGCGGTTCGATCCGATAAGGGAGAGATGTTCTGGATGCGCCTGGGCGCTGCCGCTGGGCTGGTCGGGCTGGCCGTGCAGGGCGTGTGGGAGGTGCCGCTGACCATGCCGGCCAATGCCGTGCTGTGCGGAGTGGTGGCCGGGCTGCTGGTATTCCGGCGCGACAGTTCGCAGCCCGCCGGCACGGCCGACGGCCCGAGGCCGGCAAGGTTGTCCGCCTCATGA
- a CDS encoding polysaccharide biosynthesis tyrosine autokinase has product MSDETTTPRPTPPELGDNSSAGPDSHLFDRLSVLYKYRWASLTVFALVVGWVMVDSYTRIPVYRALARVLIEDPNTDITTPSEISRNISLADPEIYVQTQLRIMRGRDLASRVAVKLDMQRVPEFNGQGPKPTQLAVGIALVKHYAAWPYRLITSSSIGPPAPLGDLNADASSYPDALLSRQSVAPVRGSQLVDIMFDAADPAFAASAANAFADEFVTSNLEYKVSTLEKSADWLTGEVRKQAELVKQSEMALAQYKETEDAGSLDSNQNIILARLTQSNEAVTRARLERIQKEGLWRQLQDAGTDVDSISSVLNNTYIQSLRASVNTLQQDRSRAAERYGEKHPDYQKAVTALANAERTLDGEIRKAVQNAKNEFDAAVTQERELQRQLNESKVAATELGRKGVNYAVLSREAESNRTVYNQLLTREKELRVVANSRTNNVRVVDRAEIPAVPFAPNHRRDWLYAIALGLALGLGIAFGIDYLDDTVKTPDDITRRLRLKFLGLVPIVAGERHPLISGPVPHDFGEAYRAIRTSLTAQFTHDGPRVVAVASSQPLEGKTTTAVNIAMALAVGGARVLLIDADMRRPSVHKALRMTNDRGLSQLLAGQARMREVVQRTHDPNLLTITAGRTPANPSELLASDRMRALLTGLETGPFDWIVIDTPPVLAVTDAVILAPLVGAMVFVIGAEMTRWRLAERAVETLLGSNPRQVLAVLNKVNFGRNKYYYSRYYGHQYKNYYAESPAA; this is encoded by the coding sequence ATGTCTGACGAAACAACCACACCTCGACCGACGCCGCCCGAGTTGGGCGACAACTCGTCGGCGGGCCCGGATTCGCACCTCTTCGATCGCCTGTCGGTGCTTTACAAGTACCGGTGGGCCAGCCTTACCGTGTTCGCACTGGTCGTCGGCTGGGTCATGGTCGACAGTTACACGCGCATCCCCGTCTACCGGGCGCTGGCGCGGGTGCTGATCGAGGATCCCAACACCGACATCACGACGCCCTCGGAAATCAGTCGCAATATTTCCCTTGCCGACCCTGAGATCTACGTGCAGACGCAGCTGCGTATCATGCGCGGCCGGGACTTGGCAAGCCGTGTGGCAGTCAAGCTCGACATGCAGCGCGTGCCGGAGTTCAACGGCCAGGGCCCCAAACCGACGCAGTTGGCGGTGGGCATTGCGCTCGTCAAGCATTACGCCGCCTGGCCGTACCGCCTCATCACGTCCAGCTCAATCGGGCCACCGGCGCCACTGGGTGACCTGAACGCCGATGCGTCGAGCTACCCCGACGCGTTGCTCAGCCGACAGAGTGTGGCGCCGGTCCGCGGCAGCCAGTTGGTGGACATCATGTTCGACGCCGCCGACCCGGCCTTCGCGGCGAGCGCCGCCAACGCCTTTGCCGACGAGTTTGTCACCAGCAATCTTGAGTACAAGGTCTCGACGCTCGAGAAGAGCGCGGACTGGCTGACCGGCGAAGTCAGGAAGCAGGCCGAGTTGGTGAAGCAGAGCGAGATGGCCCTCGCGCAGTACAAGGAAACCGAAGACGCCGGGTCGCTCGACAGCAACCAGAACATCATCCTGGCCCGGCTGACGCAGTCGAACGAGGCGGTGACCAGGGCGCGGCTCGAGCGCATCCAGAAGGAGGGCCTGTGGCGGCAACTCCAGGATGCCGGGACCGATGTCGACTCGATTTCGTCGGTGCTGAACAACACCTACATTCAGAGCCTGCGCGCCTCGGTCAACACGCTGCAACAGGATCGCTCGCGCGCGGCCGAACGCTACGGCGAGAAGCATCCGGACTACCAGAAGGCGGTCACTGCCCTGGCCAACGCCGAACGGACGCTGGACGGCGAAATTCGCAAGGCGGTCCAGAACGCCAAGAACGAGTTCGACGCGGCGGTGACGCAGGAGCGCGAACTGCAGCGGCAGCTGAACGAGTCGAAGGTCGCGGCGACCGAGCTCGGCCGCAAGGGCGTCAACTACGCGGTGCTGTCGCGTGAGGCGGAGTCGAACCGCACGGTCTACAACCAGCTGCTGACGCGCGAAAAGGAATTGCGGGTCGTCGCCAACAGCCGGACCAACAACGTGCGCGTGGTTGACCGCGCCGAGATTCCGGCCGTGCCGTTCGCGCCGAACCACCGCCGCGACTGGCTCTACGCGATCGCGCTCGGCCTCGCCTTAGGGCTGGGCATTGCTTTCGGCATCGACTACCTGGACGACACCGTCAAGACGCCCGACGACATCACCCGTCGCCTGCGGCTCAAGTTCCTCGGCCTGGTGCCGATCGTCGCGGGCGAGCGTCACCCGCTAATCTCGGGCCCGGTGCCGCACGACTTCGGCGAAGCCTACCGCGCCATTCGCACGTCACTGACGGCGCAGTTCACGCACGACGGTCCGCGCGTGGTCGCGGTCGCCAGTTCGCAGCCGCTCGAGGGCAAGACGACGACCGCGGTGAACATCGCCATGGCGCTGGCGGTCGGCGGCGCCCGCGTGCTGCTGATCGATGCCGACATGCGACGGCCCAGCGTCCACAAGGCGCTGCGCATGACCAACGATCGCGGTCTGTCGCAGTTGCTGGCCGGACAGGCCCGCATGCGCGAAGTCGTCCAGCGCACCCACGACCCGAACCTGCTGACCATCACCGCCGGGCGCACGCCCGCCAACCCGTCGGAACTACTGGCGTCGGACCGCATGCGCGCCTTGCTCACCGGTCTCGAAACCGGCCCATTCGACTGGATCGTCATCGATACGCCGCCGGTACTGGCGGTCACCGATGCCGTCATCCTTGCCCCGCTCGTCGGCGCCATGGTCTTCGTGATCGGCGCGGAAATGACGCGCTGGCGACTGGCCGAACGCGCGGTCGAGACCCTGCTCGGCAGCAATCCGCGCCAGGTGCTCGCGGTGCTGAACAAGGTCAACTTCGGACGCAACAAGTACTACTACTCGCGCTACTACGGCCACCAGTACAAGAACTATTACGCAGAATCGCCGGCGGCCTGA